The stretch of DNA GGCTTGCGATCCAGGGAATAGAACAAGCAGGGAAAATGGTAGGACAGGCGGCAGTATAGGCGGCAGCATGGTCCGCGAACTCATACGGATGGCAGAAGAGAATCTGAAGCACCGTTAAGGAGGAAAAGCCCGTGAACGAAAAAGACAAATCAATGGAAGATTATTATATGAAGTATACGGATTTGGATGGAGACGGTAAAGATATTTCATTTTCACAGGAAGAAGCCGATGCCGGGGATCTGGAGGCACAGGCCCGTTCCGATGCTGCCGATGCCCGTGTGGCAAAAAGGCATAAATAACCGGTCATATCTGAAGGAAGCACACGCCATACTAAGAAGGCACGACATCTCATAGGGGGTTATCACTTTGGAAAATCAAATGCAAACTGCACAAATGAATCAGCCGACAACCTTGCATGGCAAACAGAACCATGGTGGTCATGAGATCTTTGATACACATGAAATCCTTACCGGGATGATCAGTGTGATGGATCAATACAAGATCTTTGAACAATTCATCCAGGATCCAGAGCTGAAGACAATTGCGCAACGCCAGGGTGATTTTCTAAAACAGACCTACAATACAATGGTGGTATCATTCAAAACAGGCCAGGATCCGACAGTGCCGACTACTTCCTACAGCATGCAGCAGGGAAATGATGTCGTCTACGGGCTGCAGCCAGCAGAACCGAAAAAGCCGATAACATCGGTCAATGAGGTGACGGATGAGTGTCTTTCCACGTATATGCTTTCTCAGGTGAAGGGACTTGCTTCCATGAGTGCGCTAAGTGCTTGTGAATTGACAAATCCTGTGCTGAGAAGGGTTGTAGCTGATTCCATACCGAACTTGATCGAGATGAGCTATGAAATATTCCTGTATCAGAACAAACATCATTATTATCAGGTGGCACAATTGCAGCCGAGTGATATGGCTGCAATGATGCAAAGTTATGATACAGCTCCTATGAATCAAACGCATTAAACGGAAGGTCCGCCATATAGGCGGACCTTTTCATTGATCCTTTTGCTGCTGATAATTCGCTTCTTCTTTCAGTTCATGACGCAGGCTTTCCACACTTGCTGCGCGTCTGTCGTTCTTTTCGTGCAAATAGGAAATTTCCTCATCGTTCAAATGCTCACTATTTGCTTTGACAAAATCCTCGGTCTGATGAACACGCTGCAGAGTATGCTGGATCGTATCTTCAATCCGTTCGGCATTGTCTGCGCGATTGTCCGGCTTTGGGTTTGGCATGATAAACCTCCTTTCAAGCAGATATAAGGTAGTATCCGCTATTGAAATGGAAGTTATGTATCCTACATATCTTTGGGGGAAGCCAGGCAATGGCAAAGTGCCCAGCCAGGGAGCTATATTTTATAGCAATCCTTGTCTGTTTTCGTTACAAGCAAAACATCATGTAACAAAGTTGTCATTATTTTTAAAGAGATTCAAAAGTTCTATTGACGTCTCTTTTTCCATTTACTATACTAAAATAAGAATCTAATTGATAATGAATATCAGTATCACCGATGCTGCCGAAGAGGTTTTGACGCTTATGAAGTTGGTTTATTTGCTTATCGTTACAGTTTTATTAGCTGTTTGTTCCCTGTTTGTGGGAGTGGAAAATGTGTCATTTTCCGCTTTGTGGAACATGGATGGGGAAGCTTGGAATATCGTGCTTATCAGCCGGCTGCCTCGGATGCTCAGTATCATCATGGCTGGTGCAAGTCTCGGTATATGCGGGCTGATCATGCAGCAGCTTACCCAGAATAAATTCGTCTCACCGACAACTGCCGGGACGATGGATTGGGCAAGATTAGGGATCCTTGTTTCCTTGCTGTTCTTCACCGATGCGAGCCCGATATGGAAAATGTGTATCGCTGCGGCTTTTGCTTTATTCGGAACCTTGCTCTTCATGGGTATCCTCCAAAGATTGAAGCAGAAAGATACGATCTTTATCCCGCTGGTGGGAATCATGCTTGGTAATGTGGTCAGTTCCATTGCGACATTTTTCGCCCTGAAATTCGACCTGGTTCAAAATATGTCCTCATGGCTGCAGGGGGACTTCTCCCTGATCATGGAAGGGCGCTATGAACTTCTTTACTTGAGCATCCCGCTGCTGATCATAGCATTTTTATTTGCCAACATGTTCACGGTAGCGGGTATGGGGGAGGACTTCGCTACGAACCTCGGACTTCCATATAAGTATGTGGTGAATGTTGGTTTGATCATTGTAGCGATCATTACAGCAGTGGTCATCCTGACGGTCGGTGTCATCCCGTTCCTCGGTCTGATCGTGCCGAATATCGTCAGCATGTATCGCGGTGATAATTTGAAGAACAGTATTTGGCATACGGCTGTACTTGGTGCATTATTCCTGCTGATATGTGATATAGCAGGGCGCTTGATCATCTACCCATATGAAATTTCAGTAGGTTTGATGGTGGGCGTCATCGGGACAGGTATCTTCCTTTATATGCTGTTGAGGAGGAAGGCCTATGCTTAAGCGAAAAATTATCATACTCGTCTTGATTGCCTTGGGATTGGCTGGTTTATACCTGTTCATCCATATGAACTTCCAAGCGATGGAGTACTTGCTGCGTACCCGGCTGGAGAAAATCCTGGCCATGTTCCTGTGCGCTGTATCCATCGGAGTCTCGACTGTCGTATTCCAGACGATTACACATAATCGGATTTTGACGCCAAGTATCATGGGTCTCGATAGTGTGTATATGTTCATCCAGACCATCGTCGTCTTCCTGTTCGGTTCAGGGACATTTGCCATCCTCCAGAGTGATGCTTATTTCTTTGTCACCATCCTGCTGATGGTCGGTTTCGCTTTTGGATTGTATCAGCTGCTGTTCCGCAGGGGAGAGAATAATCTGTTCCTGCTGCTGCTTGTCGGGCTGGTGCTTGGGACATTTTTCAGCAGTCTTTCATCGTTCATGCAGATGATAATCGACCCAAATGAATTTCTCCTGATCCAGGATAGCATGTTCGCAAGCTTCACGGATGTAAATACGAATCTCCTGCTTGTCTCGGCAGTGATCATCATTTTGCTGTGTATTTACATATTCCGATACCGTCATTATTTCGATGTCATGTCGATCGGGCGTGATCATGCAGTCAACCTTGGCGTCCCTTACGAAAAAATCGTCAAACGGATGTTCTTGGTTATTGCAGTGATGGTTGCCGTATCCACTGCGTTGGTCGGACCTATCACTTTCCTGGGATTGCTGACTGCCAATCTGGCACGGGAATTCCTCCAAACGTTCCGTCACACATATCTGCTGATGGCAGCAAGTCTGCTCAGCGTCATCGCATTGCTCGGCGGCCAGCTGATTGTCGAAAGGATTTTTTCTTTCTCTACGCCAATCAGTGTCATTATCAATTTCGTCGGCGGTATTTACTTCATTTATTTATTGGTAAAGGAGAGTAAGAAGATATGATCGTAGCAGAAAAGCTGTCTAAGTTTTTTGGATCCAAGAAAGTCATCCAGGATGTTTCCGTCGAGGTGAAGCGCGGTGCGATCACTTCCTTCATCGGCCCTAACGGTGCTGGGAAGAGTACCTTGCTTTCCATGGTGAGCAGACTGCTGAAACAAGATGATGGGATTGTATATCTTGACGGTAAAGATGTACACAAACAAAAAAGTAAGGACTTGGCGAAGACAATAGCGATACTGCGTCAATCCAATGTTGTCCAGATGAGGCTGACAGTGCGCGAGCTGGTCAGCTTCGGCCGATTCCCGTATTCCAGCGGTCGACTCACTCCCGAAGATGAGGAGAAGGTCAGTGAGGCCATTGCTTATGTGAATCTGGAGGATTTGGAAGATAAATACTTGAACGAACTGAGCGGGGGACAAAAGCAGCGGGCATTCATCGCCATGGTCCTGGCGCAGGATACAGAATACATCCTGCTGGATGAACCGCTGAATAATCTCGATATGAAGCATGCCGTTCAAATGATGAAGCTTCTCCGCAGGCTGGTGGAGGATTTTGGTAAGACGATCCTCCTTGTCATCCATGATATCAATTTTGCTTCCGTCTATTCGGACCGCATCGTGGCAATGAAGGATGGCCGGATTATCGCGGAGGGTCCAACGGAAGAAATTATCCAATCTGACGTTCTCAAATCCATATATGATCTGGATATCGATGTCCATAATATCAGCTGTAATCGGATTTGTGTCTACTTTTAATCAACTGGGGTTAAAGGGGTGATGCCGTTATGAAGCATAATGCCTTTTTTGGCCAGCAATTCATCCATCAAAGAGAAAAAGGAGAGGGATAAAATGAAAAAACTGACGTTGTTGATGACAGGTCTATTATTCGTACTTCTGCTTGCAGCATGCGGGAGCAATTCCGATAGCGCAAGCAGTGCAGATAAAGAGGAAGAAAAGCTTACCATCAAGCATGAACTAGGTGAAACGGAAGTCGCTAAGAATCCAGAAAAGATTGTTGCATTCGATATGGGAGCATTGGACACTTTGGATAAGCTTGGTGTCGATGTAGCAGGTGTCCCGCAAGAGAGCCTTCCTGATTATCTTTCCAAATACAGCAGTAAGGACTATGAAAACGTCGGCGGCCTGAAGGAGCCGGATTTGGAGAAAATCGCAGAAATGCAGCCGGATGTCATCTTCATTTCCGGTCGTCAAAGCGACTATTATGACCAGCTTAGTGAGCTTGCACCAACAATTTATGTTGGGGTCGATACGACGGATTATATGAATTCATTCAAAAAGAATACAGAAACGATTGCAAAAATCGTAGGTAAAGAAAAAGAAGCAGAACAAGCATTGGGTGAAATCGATGACGCAATTGCGGAATTGAAAAGCAAAGCAGAAGGCATGGATGAAAAAGCTTTGATCACACTTGTGAATGATGGCAGTGTAAGTGCTTATGGGAAAGCTTCCCGTTTCGGTGTGATCCATGATGTATATGGTGTGCCTGCTGTCGATGACACGATTGAAGCTTCCACACATGGTCAATCCATCGGTTTCGAGTACATCTCAGAAAAGGATCCTGATTACTTGTTTGTAGTAGATCGCGGTGCTGTTGTAGGCAACGGTACTTCTTCAGCCGAAAAAGTATTGGATAATGAATTGGTCAACGGCACAAAAGCTGCGAAAGAAAACCACATCACTTATCTAAACCCAAACTACTGGTATCTATCCGGCGGCGGACTGGAGTCCGAATTGGAGAAAGTGAAAGAAGTCTCCGACGCATTGGAATAAGTAAAACAAAAAAAGCGCAAATGCACATGCATTTGCGCTCTTTTTTCAATGTGCATCTTCTTGATGGAAGTAATTCGGCTTCAAAATCCTGTTTGGATAGGGCTTGTGAAAAATATGGGTCGTCGCAGGCGACATTGGCGGAATAAGCCAGCTCCACATTCCCGTCACATCTCGTCCTGCTTTTTGCTCTTGCTTCTCGAAATGGGCAAATTGCTTGGCGGCGGTATGATGATCGACAATGGTAATGCCTGCTTTATGGAACGATTGAAGCACTGCGATATTCAATTCGACCAATGCCCGGTCCTTCCATAGGGTCGATGTTTTGCTTTGATCAAGACCAATCAGCTCCGCCACTTTCGGAAGCAGGTTGTAACGATCCTCATCGGCAAGATTCCGCGCCCCGATTTCCGTGCCCATGTACCAGCCGTTGAACGGCGCTGCGTTATAAGTGATGCCTCCAATCTCCAATTTCATGTCGGAAATGATCGGAACTGCATACCAGCGCAAGTCAAGCTCAGCAAAATCAGGGTATTCCTCATGCTCGATACGTACTTCCTTCACGATTTCTGCTGGTATTTCCTTAAGTGCGGGCTTTTCATCACCGACTTGCACAACGAGCGGCAGGATATCAAAGGCCGTCCCTTTGCCTTTCCAGCCAAGAGCATTGCAAATAGAGGTGAAGCGGATGGAAGCAGGATCTCCGATGATGCCATCCTCCGTTTCATATCCGGCATATCGGAGCAGCTGATGATTCCAAATCCGGATATTTTTATCTGGTGAGAAAACCGTGATCAAAGGTTTTATCTTTCCGTCATTTGTCGCTTTGTCAATATGATCGAACAGCCTCTGCAATACTTCTTCATTATTATTTGCATCGCGGGCGTCTATCACTTGCAGACCATTCCAGAACAAGCGTCCGATGCAGCGATTCGAATTACGCCATGCCATTCTGGCCCCATGCGTCAGTTCTTCTGCTGTATGGGTATATGTTGCATCGCGTGTTATATCGTGCCTGATTTCGCTCAGACGCCGATTCATTTCCATTTCTGATTTCCCCAGTTCCTGGTAGCTTTCCCGAATGAATTCGGTTGCTTCTTCCAAAAGTCCCTCCATATGATGCAGCCTCCTTTAGTCAGTTAGTAGTATAGCATCCGATGAAGGAAAAGATTTAATGTGGTGAAAAATGTAGAAAAAGGTTCATGATTGCAGCAGATAAGCCGATAGAAAAGAAGAGGGATAAAGGGGGAACAATGATGAAAAAACGATATCCAGTCACTATGCTTAGTTTGGGATACCTTTATGCATGTTTGCTTATCCTGCAAAATGAAAGGGTTTTCTTGCTGGATTGGCGGATCAATGTGATCATTGGTATTGTTTTGGCAGGGGGAAGCTTTGCTTTTGTTTTTGCATACAAACAGGAAAAGCCGGAGGGGATGGCGGAAGAGCCGATTGCAGCCGAGACGATCGTTCAGGAGCCGCCAGCGATAATCGAACCTGATGCCGAACCAGTGATCGAAACG from Terribacillus sp. FSL K6-0262 encodes:
- a CDS encoding alpha/beta-type small acid-soluble spore protein; the protein is MTRRNRILVPQAREGLDELKHKIIQEANQPYKTEQACDPGNRTSRENGRTGGSIGGSMVRELIRMAEENLKHR
- a CDS encoding YfhD family protein; translation: MEDYYMKYTDLDGDGKDISFSQEEADAGDLEAQARSDAADARVAKRHK
- a CDS encoding spore coat protein, whose amino-acid sequence is MENQMQTAQMNQPTTLHGKQNHGGHEIFDTHEILTGMISVMDQYKIFEQFIQDPELKTIAQRQGDFLKQTYNTMVVSFKTGQDPTVPTTSYSMQQGNDVVYGLQPAEPKKPITSVNEVTDECLSTYMLSQVKGLASMSALSACELTNPVLRRVVADSIPNLIEMSYEIFLYQNKHHYYQVAQLQPSDMAAMMQSYDTAPMNQTH
- the tlp gene encoding small acid-soluble spore protein Tlp; protein product: MPNPKPDNRADNAERIEDTIQHTLQRVHQTEDFVKANSEHLNDEEISYLHEKNDRRAASVESLRHELKEEANYQQQKDQ
- a CDS encoding ABC transporter permease, yielding MKLVYLLIVTVLLAVCSLFVGVENVSFSALWNMDGEAWNIVLISRLPRMLSIIMAGASLGICGLIMQQLTQNKFVSPTTAGTMDWARLGILVSLLFFTDASPIWKMCIAAAFALFGTLLFMGILQRLKQKDTIFIPLVGIMLGNVVSSIATFFALKFDLVQNMSSWLQGDFSLIMEGRYELLYLSIPLLIIAFLFANMFTVAGMGEDFATNLGLPYKYVVNVGLIIVAIITAVVILTVGVIPFLGLIVPNIVSMYRGDNLKNSIWHTAVLGALFLLICDIAGRLIIYPYEISVGLMVGVIGTGIFLYMLLRRKAYA
- a CDS encoding iron chelate uptake ABC transporter family permease subunit; the protein is MLKRKIIILVLIALGLAGLYLFIHMNFQAMEYLLRTRLEKILAMFLCAVSIGVSTVVFQTITHNRILTPSIMGLDSVYMFIQTIVVFLFGSGTFAILQSDAYFFVTILLMVGFAFGLYQLLFRRGENNLFLLLLVGLVLGTFFSSLSSFMQMIIDPNEFLLIQDSMFASFTDVNTNLLLVSAVIIILLCIYIFRYRHYFDVMSIGRDHAVNLGVPYEKIVKRMFLVIAVMVAVSTALVGPITFLGLLTANLAREFLQTFRHTYLLMAASLLSVIALLGGQLIVERIFSFSTPISVIINFVGGIYFIYLLVKESKKI
- a CDS encoding ATP-binding cassette domain-containing protein; the encoded protein is MIVAEKLSKFFGSKKVIQDVSVEVKRGAITSFIGPNGAGKSTLLSMVSRLLKQDDGIVYLDGKDVHKQKSKDLAKTIAILRQSNVVQMRLTVRELVSFGRFPYSSGRLTPEDEEKVSEAIAYVNLEDLEDKYLNELSGGQKQRAFIAMVLAQDTEYILLDEPLNNLDMKHAVQMMKLLRRLVEDFGKTILLVIHDINFASVYSDRIVAMKDGRIIAEGPTEEIIQSDVLKSIYDLDIDVHNISCNRICVYF
- a CDS encoding siderophore ABC transporter substrate-binding protein, whose amino-acid sequence is MKKLTLLMTGLLFVLLLAACGSNSDSASSADKEEEKLTIKHELGETEVAKNPEKIVAFDMGALDTLDKLGVDVAGVPQESLPDYLSKYSSKDYENVGGLKEPDLEKIAEMQPDVIFISGRQSDYYDQLSELAPTIYVGVDTTDYMNSFKKNTETIAKIVGKEKEAEQALGEIDDAIAELKSKAEGMDEKALITLVNDGSVSAYGKASRFGVIHDVYGVPAVDDTIEASTHGQSIGFEYISEKDPDYLFVVDRGAVVGNGTSSAEKVLDNELVNGTKAAKENHITYLNPNYWYLSGGGLESELEKVKEVSDALE
- a CDS encoding nitric oxide synthase oxygenase — its product is MEGLLEEATEFIRESYQELGKSEMEMNRRLSEIRHDITRDATYTHTAEELTHGARMAWRNSNRCIGRLFWNGLQVIDARDANNNEEVLQRLFDHIDKATNDGKIKPLITVFSPDKNIRIWNHQLLRYAGYETEDGIIGDPASIRFTSICNALGWKGKGTAFDILPLVVQVGDEKPALKEIPAEIVKEVRIEHEEYPDFAELDLRWYAVPIISDMKLEIGGITYNAAPFNGWYMGTEIGARNLADEDRYNLLPKVAELIGLDQSKTSTLWKDRALVELNIAVLQSFHKAGITIVDHHTAAKQFAHFEKQEQKAGRDVTGMWSWLIPPMSPATTHIFHKPYPNRILKPNYFHQEDAH